A region from the Corynebacterium halotolerans YIM 70093 = DSM 44683 genome encodes:
- a CDS encoding tRNA (cytidine(34)-2'-O)-methyltransferase produces MTELHVIFDNPVIPPNTGNAIRMCAGTGAHLHLVEPLGFDLTEKHLRRAGLDYHDLADVTVHPDLDACLAALPDSRVFAFTTRSTTWHTDVSWREGDALLFGTEPTGLPEEHLAHPRLTGEVRIPMIPGRRSMNLSNSAAVATYEAWRQLGFPGGV; encoded by the coding sequence ATGACCGAGCTGCATGTCATCTTCGACAATCCGGTGATCCCGCCCAACACCGGCAACGCCATCCGCATGTGCGCGGGAACGGGCGCCCACCTGCACCTGGTCGAGCCGCTCGGCTTCGATCTGACCGAGAAGCACCTGCGCCGTGCGGGGCTGGACTACCACGATCTCGCCGACGTCACCGTCCACCCGGATCTCGACGCCTGCCTCGCCGCGCTACCGGATTCGCGCGTCTTCGCCTTCACCACCCGGTCGACCACCTGGCACACCGACGTGTCCTGGCGTGAGGGCGACGCGCTGCTCTTCGGCACCGAGCCCACCGGTCTGCCGGAGGAGCACCTCGCGCACCCGCGGCTCACCGGCGAGGTGCGCATCCCGATGATCCCGGGGCGGCGGTCGATGAATCTGTCGAATTCGGCCGCCGTGGCCACCTACGAGGCGTGGCGGCAGCTGGGGTTCCCCGGCGGGGTGTGA
- a CDS encoding bifunctional methylenetetrahydrofolate dehydrogenase/methenyltetrahydrofolate cyclohydrolase, which translates to MTAIKLDGKLYQNEIFEDLTTRVAALREKGIVPGLATVLVGDDPASHSYVKMKHRDCEKIGINSIRKDLPADVSQEELNAVIDELNADDACTGYIVQLPLPKHLDENAVLARIDPAKDADGLHPVNLGKLVLNEPAPLPCTPNGAIHLLRRFGVELDGAKVVVIGRGVTVGRPIGLLLTRRSENSTVTLCHTGTRDLAAETRAADVIVAAAGRPHMLTADMVKPGAAILDVGVSRVDGKLAGDVHPDVWEVAGAVSPNPGGVGPLTRAFLVRNVVERAELLASR; encoded by the coding sequence GTGACTGCGATCAAACTTGACGGAAAGCTCTACCAGAACGAGATCTTCGAGGACCTGACCACCCGCGTGGCCGCCCTCCGGGAGAAGGGGATCGTGCCCGGCCTGGCCACCGTGCTGGTCGGCGACGACCCGGCCTCCCACTCCTACGTGAAGATGAAGCACCGGGACTGCGAGAAGATCGGCATCAACTCGATCCGCAAGGATCTGCCGGCCGATGTCTCCCAGGAGGAGCTCAACGCGGTCATCGACGAGCTCAACGCCGACGACGCCTGCACCGGTTACATCGTGCAGCTGCCGCTGCCGAAGCACCTCGACGAGAACGCCGTGCTCGCGCGCATCGACCCGGCCAAGGACGCCGACGGCCTGCACCCGGTCAACCTGGGCAAGCTCGTGCTCAACGAACCGGCCCCGCTGCCGTGCACCCCGAACGGCGCCATCCACCTGCTGCGCCGCTTCGGCGTCGAGCTGGACGGCGCGAAGGTCGTCGTCATCGGCCGCGGCGTGACCGTCGGCCGCCCGATCGGGCTGCTGCTCACCCGCCGCTCCGAGAACTCCACCGTGACCCTGTGCCACACCGGTACCAGGGACCTGGCCGCCGAAACCCGCGCGGCGGACGTCATCGTCGCCGCCGCCGGCCGGCCGCACATGCTCACCGCCGACATGGTCAAGCCGGGCGCGGCCATTCTCGACGTCGGCGTCTCCCGCGTCGACGGCAAACTCGCCGGTGACGTCCACCCCGACGTGTGGGAGGTGGCCGGCGCGGTCTCCCCCAACCCGGGCGGCGTCGGCCCGCTGACGCGTGCCTTCCTGGTGCGCAACGTCGTCGAGCGGGCCGAACTGCTGGCCTCGCGGTAG
- a CDS encoding DUF3017 domain-containing protein, with translation MSDDPSLSLDNPHDLGTKPSPLPRALQWAGLAAFLVALVVASGFAVTEHWRRATFTLGAAMIWLALLRLTCDSRILGVFAVRSRRFDALFCTVLGGVMVFLSASVDALGS, from the coding sequence ATGTCCGACGACCCGTCCCTGAGCCTGGACAACCCCCACGACCTGGGGACGAAGCCCTCCCCGCTACCGCGTGCGCTGCAGTGGGCGGGGCTGGCGGCATTCCTCGTCGCACTCGTCGTCGCCAGCGGTTTCGCGGTCACCGAACACTGGCGCCGCGCCACATTCACCCTGGGAGCGGCGATGATCTGGCTGGCGCTGCTGCGCCTGACCTGCGACTCGCGGATCCTGGGGGTCTTCGCCGTGCGCTCGCGCCGCTTCGACGCCCTCTTCTGCACCGTCCTGGGCGGGGTGATGGTCTTCCTCTCGGCCTCGGTCGACGCGCTGGGAAGCTGA
- the metX gene encoding homoserine O-acetyltransferase MetX, with translation MANLVPQGELGIQSIGDFRTEAGGTIEDAFIAYQRWGELKVTDDGTSNVLLIEHALTGDSDVAEWWKGLVGPGMALDTDRFCVLCTNVLGGCSGSVGPASRHPDGDHWGSRFPAISIRDQVKAEKTFLDAVGVERVSAVIGGSMGGARTLEWTLMYPGLVDAALVIAVSARASAWQIGIQSSQINMIENDLFWHGGDYHDTGYFPTAGLGSARKLAHLTYRGELEIDERFGSDPQAGEDPFGTFRSPKQRFSVQSYLDHQARKLVERFDAGSYVILTDSLNRHDIGRGRGGLNKALASSTVPTMVVGVDTDILYPYHQQEHLSRNLGNLLAMGKISSPVGHDAFLTEFRQMDNILRRFIMLAGPTLKTPTPEQAGEIEFYI, from the coding sequence ATGGCGAATCTGGTCCCGCAGGGCGAGCTCGGCATCCAGTCCATCGGCGACTTCCGCACCGAGGCCGGCGGCACGATCGAGGACGCCTTCATCGCGTACCAGCGCTGGGGCGAGCTCAAGGTCACGGACGACGGAACCAGCAATGTCCTCCTCATCGAACACGCCCTGACCGGCGATTCCGACGTCGCCGAATGGTGGAAGGGCCTGGTCGGCCCGGGCATGGCGCTGGACACCGACCGCTTCTGCGTGCTGTGCACCAATGTCCTCGGCGGCTGCAGCGGATCCGTCGGCCCCGCCTCGCGCCACCCGGACGGCGACCACTGGGGCTCCCGCTTCCCGGCGATCTCCATCCGGGATCAGGTCAAGGCCGAGAAGACGTTTCTCGACGCCGTCGGCGTCGAGCGTGTCAGCGCCGTCATCGGCGGCAGCATGGGCGGCGCCCGCACCCTGGAGTGGACGCTGATGTACCCGGGGCTGGTCGACGCCGCCCTGGTCATCGCCGTGTCCGCCCGCGCCAGCGCCTGGCAGATCGGCATCCAGTCCTCTCAGATCAACATGATCGAGAACGACCTGTTCTGGCACGGCGGCGACTACCACGACACCGGCTACTTCCCCACCGCCGGGCTCGGCAGCGCCCGCAAACTCGCGCACCTGACCTACCGTGGCGAGCTCGAGATCGACGAGCGGTTCGGCTCGGATCCGCAGGCCGGCGAGGACCCCTTCGGCACCTTCCGCAGTCCGAAGCAGCGCTTCAGCGTCCAGAGTTACCTCGACCACCAGGCCCGCAAGCTCGTCGAGCGCTTCGACGCCGGCTCCTACGTCATCCTCACCGACTCCCTCAACCGCCACGACATCGGCCGGGGACGCGGAGGGCTGAACAAGGCGCTGGCCTCCTCCACCGTGCCGACCATGGTCGTCGGCGTGGACACGGACATCCTCTACCCCTACCACCAGCAGGAGCACCTCTCCCGCAATCTGGGTAACCTGCTGGCGATGGGCAAGATCTCCTCACCCGTCGGGCACGACGCCTTCCTCACCGAGTTCCGGCAGATGGACAACATCCTGCGCCGCTTCATCATGCTGGCGGGGCCGACGTTGAAGACCCCGACCCCGGAGCAGGCCGGCGAGATCGAGTTCTACATCTGA
- a CDS encoding gamma-glutamyltransferase, with translation MLVLSGCTGPGADDEPANTPETAATTASESTRPEQTTEETQESGAVLNQQGVNAGHPLAAEAGMEMLDAGGTAVDAAIAAAFAVSVVEPYASGVGGGGSALIATQDGEPEAFDYREVVAADGVIPPSNTGIPGFVAGMAELHARHGTLEWAQLLEPAIRMAEGGVPATEQLILRIAAGGAQAVAGQEQFAPGGTPLQVGQPLVQAELAQTFRMLQAEGPESFYTGTIADQLTQVNGIDPASLERYEIQHSEPPQGPVGDYQVVGSAPALPGVALIQMLQVLESQGIAELDPESAEYVQQISEAWVLAEETVRTHLGDPAFTDIPVGELVDPVRNAALVGGTPPAAPGGAVGPTDGSTGISPSTTHLTVVDSDGTVVSMTNTLTEFWGSGTEVGGFFLNDQLSRFTTFNTPQNQPEPGRRSVTWSNPAMVLDNEGRPVLGIGTPGGSNILSILGNSLTRWALMDQPLEEAVAAPRFRFNAGTQTFIAESAFVGTPAAQELRAQGWPVTASAEGLFGSLQTLEIDYDTGTLSGPTDTRLEAGTVITDVK, from the coding sequence ATGCTGGTTCTCTCGGGCTGCACCGGGCCGGGGGCCGACGATGAGCCCGCGAACACTCCCGAGACGGCGGCCACCACGGCGTCGGAAAGCACCCGGCCGGAGCAGACCACCGAGGAAACCCAGGAATCGGGGGCGGTTCTCAACCAGCAGGGCGTGAACGCCGGGCACCCGCTCGCGGCCGAGGCGGGGATGGAGATGCTCGACGCCGGGGGCACCGCGGTGGATGCCGCCATTGCCGCCGCATTCGCGGTCTCGGTGGTGGAGCCCTATGCCTCAGGCGTGGGCGGCGGAGGATCGGCGCTGATCGCGACACAGGACGGCGAACCGGAGGCGTTCGACTACCGCGAGGTCGTGGCCGCCGACGGCGTGATCCCCCCGTCGAACACCGGCATTCCGGGATTCGTCGCGGGCATGGCGGAACTCCACGCCCGCCACGGCACGCTCGAGTGGGCCCAACTGCTGGAACCCGCCATCCGCATGGCCGAGGGCGGCGTTCCGGCCACCGAGCAGTTGATCCTCAGGATCGCCGCCGGCGGTGCCCAGGCGGTTGCCGGTCAGGAACAGTTCGCGCCGGGCGGGACACCGCTGCAGGTCGGACAACCCCTGGTGCAGGCCGAACTCGCCCAGACCTTCCGGATGCTGCAGGCCGAGGGCCCGGAGAGTTTCTACACCGGCACGATCGCCGACCAGCTCACCCAGGTCAACGGAATCGATCCGGCCTCGCTGGAGCGGTACGAGATCCAGCACAGCGAACCGCCGCAGGGCCCGGTGGGTGATTACCAGGTGGTTGGTTCGGCGCCGGCGCTTCCGGGGGTGGCTCTCATCCAGATGCTCCAGGTGCTCGAGAGCCAGGGCATCGCCGAGCTGGATCCGGAATCGGCGGAGTACGTGCAGCAGATCTCCGAGGCCTGGGTCCTCGCCGAGGAGACCGTCCGCACGCACCTGGGGGATCCCGCGTTCACCGACATCCCCGTCGGCGAGCTCGTCGATCCGGTCAGAAACGCCGCACTCGTCGGGGGCACCCCACCGGCGGCTCCGGGCGGAGCCGTCGGGCCGACCGACGGGAGCACGGGGATCTCCCCGAGCACCACCCACCTCACCGTGGTGGACAGCGACGGCACGGTGGTGTCGATGACGAATACCCTCACCGAGTTCTGGGGTTCGGGAACCGAGGTCGGCGGATTCTTCCTCAACGATCAGCTCAGCCGGTTCACCACCTTCAACACCCCGCAGAACCAGCCGGAGCCGGGTCGGCGTTCGGTCACGTGGTCGAACCCGGCCATGGTGCTGGACAACGAGGGCCGGCCCGTCCTGGGGATCGGTACGCCGGGCGGGTCCAATATCCTCAGTATCCTCGGCAACTCGCTCACCCGATGGGCACTCATGGACCAGCCCCTGGAGGAGGCGGTGGCGGCGCCGCGGTTCCGGTTCAACGCCGGCACCCAGACGTTCATTGCGGAGTCCGCATTCGTGGGCACCCCGGCGGCCCAGGAACTGCGGGCGCAGGGATGGCCGGTCACCGCCTCCGCCGAGGGGTTGTTCGGATCGCTCCAGACCCTGGAGATCGACTACGACACCGGGACGCTCTCCGGGCCCACGGACACCCGGCTCGAAGCCGGCACGGTGATCACCGATGTGAAGTGA
- a CDS encoding O-acetylhomoserine/O-acetylserine sulfhydrylase, with translation MPKYDNSNADQWGFETRSIHAGQPVDGQTSARNLPIYQSTAFVFDSAEHAKQRFALEDLGPVYSRLTNPTVEALENRITSLEGGVHTVAFASGQAATTASILNLADAGDHIVTSPRLYGGTETLFQTTLGRLGIEFTFVENPDDPESWQSAVRPNTKAFFGETFANPQADVLDIPAIAEVAHRNSVPLIVDNTIATAALVRPLELGADIVVASLTKFYTGNGSGLGGVLVDGGTFDWTTERDGEPVFPNFVTPDPAYHGLKYADLGAPAFGLKARVGLLRDTGATLSAFNAWACVQGLDTLSLRLERHNENAVQVAEFLDQHPKVKSVAFAGLPDSPWYAVKEKLGLRYTGSVLTFEIDGGKDEAWAFIDALKLHSNLANIGDVRSLVVHPATTTHSQSDEHGLARAGVTQSTVRLSVGIENVDDIIADLENGFAAV, from the coding sequence ATGCCGAAGTACGACAACAGCAACGCCGATCAGTGGGGTTTCGAGACCCGCTCCATCCATGCCGGCCAGCCGGTGGACGGGCAGACCAGCGCCCGCAACCTCCCGATCTACCAGTCGACGGCCTTCGTCTTCGACTCCGCCGAGCACGCCAAGCAGCGCTTCGCCCTGGAGGACCTCGGCCCGGTCTACTCGCGCCTGACCAACCCGACCGTCGAGGCCCTGGAGAACCGCATCACCTCCCTCGAGGGCGGCGTCCACACCGTGGCCTTCGCCTCCGGCCAGGCCGCCACCACCGCCTCCATCCTCAACCTGGCGGACGCGGGCGACCACATCGTCACCTCCCCGCGCCTCTACGGCGGCACCGAGACCCTCTTCCAGACCACCCTGGGCCGCCTGGGCATCGAGTTCACCTTCGTGGAGAACCCGGACGACCCGGAGTCCTGGCAGTCGGCCGTGCGGCCGAACACCAAGGCCTTCTTCGGCGAGACCTTCGCCAACCCGCAGGCCGACGTCCTGGACATCCCCGCCATCGCCGAAGTCGCCCACCGCAACAGCGTCCCGCTGATCGTGGACAACACCATCGCCACCGCCGCCCTGGTGCGTCCGCTCGAGCTGGGCGCGGACATCGTCGTGGCGTCGCTGACGAAGTTCTACACCGGCAACGGCTCCGGCCTGGGCGGCGTGCTCGTCGACGGCGGCACGTTCGACTGGACCACCGAGCGCGACGGCGAGCCGGTCTTCCCGAACTTCGTCACCCCGGATCCGGCCTACCACGGCCTGAAGTACGCCGACCTGGGCGCGCCGGCCTTCGGCCTCAAGGCCCGCGTCGGCCTGCTGCGTGACACCGGCGCCACCCTCTCCGCGTTCAACGCCTGGGCCTGCGTGCAGGGCCTGGACACGCTCTCCCTGCGTCTGGAGCGCCACAACGAGAACGCCGTGCAGGTCGCCGAGTTCCTGGACCAGCACCCGAAGGTGAAGTCCGTGGCCTTCGCCGGCCTGCCGGACTCGCCCTGGTACGCCGTCAAGGAGAAGCTGGGCCTGAGGTACACCGGCTCCGTGCTGACCTTCGAGATCGACGGCGGCAAGGACGAGGCCTGGGCCTTCATCGACGCCCTGAAGCTGCACTCCAACCTGGCCAATATCGGCGATGTGCGCTCCCTGGTCGTCCACCCGGCGACCACCACCCACTCCCAGTCCGACGAGCACGGCCTGGCACGTGCGGGCGTCACCCAGTCCACGGTGCGTCTGTCGGTGGGCATCGAGAACGTCGACGACATCATCGCCGACCTCGAGAACGGTTTCGCGGCGGTGTAA
- a CDS encoding NADP-dependent isocitrate dehydrogenase → MAKIIWTRTDEAPLLATYSFKPVVEAFAGTAGIDVETRDISLAGRILAQFPDKLTDEQRVDDALAELGELAKTPEANIIKLPNISASVPQLQAAIKELQEQGYDLPDYPANPETDEEKDVRARYDAVKGSAVNPVLREGNSDRRAPVAVKNFVKKNPHRMGEWSSDSKTNVATMDADDFRHNEKSVILPSDDTLTIKHVAADGTETVLKSDLKVLQGEVIDGTVLRAAALEQFLAEQVARAKEEGVLFSVHLKATMMKVSDPIIFGYVVRAFFSDVFAKYGEQLEAAGLNGENGLAAIYSGLENLENGEEIRAAFDAALENGPDLAMVNSDKGITNLHVPSDVIVDASMPAMIRTSGQMWNKNDKTQDTLAVIPDSSYAGIYQVVIDDCKANGAYDPTTMGTVPNVGLMAQKAEEYGSHDKTFKIESDGKVQVTNSAGEVLIEHEVSTGDIWRACQTKDAPIQDWVKLAVTRSRLSGMPAIFWLDSERAHDRNLIELVEKYLKDHDTEGLDIRILSPVEATKVTVERMRRGEDTISVTGNVLRDYNTDLFPILELGTSAKMLSVVPLMAGGGLFETGAGGSAPKHVQQLQEENHLRWDSLGEFLALAESLRHFANTGDAPKAGVLADALDAATEKLLNEGKSPSRKVGENDNRGSHFYLASYWAEALASQSDDTDLAETFAPIAQSLSENAETIDARLIDVQGSSVDLGGYYQPNDAKTTEVMRPAEKFNEIIDGLKK, encoded by the coding sequence ATGGCAAAGATCATCTGGACCCGCACCGACGAGGCGCCGCTGCTCGCGACGTACTCGTTCAAGCCCGTCGTCGAGGCCTTCGCCGGCACGGCAGGCATCGACGTGGAGACCCGCGACATCTCCCTGGCCGGCCGCATCCTCGCGCAGTTCCCGGACAAGCTGACCGACGAGCAGCGCGTCGACGACGCCCTCGCCGAGCTCGGTGAGCTGGCCAAGACCCCGGAAGCCAACATCATCAAGCTGCCGAATATCTCGGCCTCCGTGCCGCAGTTGCAGGCCGCCATCAAGGAGCTGCAGGAGCAGGGCTACGACCTCCCGGACTACCCGGCCAACCCGGAGACCGACGAGGAGAAGGACGTACGCGCGCGTTACGACGCCGTGAAGGGCTCCGCCGTGAACCCGGTCCTGCGTGAGGGCAACTCCGACCGCCGCGCCCCGGTCGCCGTGAAGAACTTCGTCAAGAAGAACCCGCACCGCATGGGCGAGTGGAGCTCCGACTCCAAGACCAACGTCGCCACCATGGACGCCGACGACTTCCGCCACAACGAGAAGTCCGTCATCCTCCCGTCCGATGACACCCTGACCATCAAGCACGTCGCCGCCGACGGCACCGAGACCGTGCTGAAGTCCGACCTCAAGGTGCTGCAGGGTGAGGTCATCGACGGCACCGTCCTGCGCGCCGCCGCCCTGGAGCAGTTCCTGGCCGAGCAGGTCGCCCGCGCCAAGGAGGAGGGCGTCCTCTTCTCCGTGCACCTCAAGGCCACCATGATGAAGGTCTCCGACCCGATCATCTTCGGCTACGTCGTGCGCGCCTTCTTCTCCGACGTCTTCGCCAAGTACGGCGAGCAGCTGGAGGCCGCCGGCCTCAACGGCGAGAACGGTCTGGCGGCCATCTACTCCGGCCTGGAGAACCTCGAGAACGGCGAGGAGATCCGCGCCGCCTTCGATGCCGCCCTCGAGAACGGCCCGGACCTGGCCATGGTCAACTCCGACAAGGGCATCACCAACCTGCACGTGCCGTCCGACGTCATCGTCGACGCCTCCATGCCGGCCATGATCCGTACCTCCGGCCAGATGTGGAACAAGAACGACAAGACCCAGGACACCCTGGCCGTCATCCCGGACTCCTCCTACGCCGGCATCTACCAGGTCGTCATCGACGACTGCAAGGCCAACGGCGCCTACGATCCGACCACCATGGGCACCGTCCCGAACGTCGGCCTGATGGCGCAGAAGGCCGAGGAGTACGGCTCCCACGACAAGACCTTCAAGATCGAGTCCGACGGCAAGGTCCAGGTCACCAACTCCGCCGGCGAGGTCCTCATCGAGCACGAGGTCTCCACCGGTGACATCTGGCGTGCCTGCCAGACCAAGGACGCCCCGATCCAGGACTGGGTCAAGCTGGCCGTCACCCGCTCCCGCCTGTCCGGCATGCCCGCCATCTTCTGGCTGGACTCCGAGCGCGCCCACGACCGCAACCTGATCGAGCTCGTCGAGAAGTACCTGAAGGACCACGACACCGAGGGCCTGGACATCCGGATCCTCTCCCCCGTCGAGGCCACCAAGGTCACCGTCGAGCGCATGCGCCGCGGCGAGGACACCATCTCCGTGACCGGTAACGTCCTGCGTGACTACAACACCGACCTGTTCCCGATCCTCGAGCTGGGCACCTCCGCCAAGATGCTCTCCGTCGTGCCGCTGATGGCCGGCGGCGGCCTGTTCGAGACCGGTGCCGGCGGCTCCGCCCCGAAGCACGTCCAGCAGCTGCAGGAGGAGAACCACCTGCGCTGGGACTCCCTGGGTGAGTTCCTCGCCCTGGCCGAGTCGCTGCGCCACTTCGCCAACACCGGCGACGCCCCGAAGGCCGGCGTGCTGGCCGACGCCCTCGACGCCGCCACCGAGAAGCTGCTGAACGAGGGCAAGTCCCCCTCCCGCAAGGTCGGCGAGAACGACAACCGCGGCAGCCACTTCTACCTGGCCTCCTACTGGGCCGAGGCCCTGGCCTCGCAGTCCGACGACACCGACCTGGCCGAGACCTTCGCGCCCATCGCCCAGTCGCTGTCCGAGAACGCCGAGACCATCGACGCCAGGCTGATCGACGTCCAGGGCTCCTCCGTGGACCTGGGCGGCTACTACCAGCCGAACGACGCCAAGACCACCGAGGTCATGCGTCCGGCCGAGAAGTTCAACGAGATCATCGACGGCCTGAAGAAGTAG
- a CDS encoding siderophore-interacting protein: MPYRPFRAVVDDVARLSPSFIRVTFGGAELAGFGPAGLAFDQRIKLIFPTSAGELPDLPADGNWYEHWRTLPEHDRGVMRTYSIRDVERDARGTRLSVDFVLHLGTDGADSSGPAATWAHGARSGDELVVIGPDRDEDSGSGIEFSPGATREFRLFGDETAAPAIARILGDLPAGSVGEAAIEVPTAEDVLPLTAPAGVRVRWLPRDGAAHGSLLATAAGVVTQTPAEPDDAPLLWETPLYSSSGERLDAAPGRDGDVYYWIAGESGMVTGMRRGLVKTHGIPRSRVSFMGYWKRGVAMRG; the protein is encoded by the coding sequence ATGCCCTACCGCCCCTTCCGCGCCGTCGTCGACGACGTCGCGCGCCTGTCCCCCAGCTTCATCCGGGTCACCTTCGGTGGTGCGGAACTCGCCGGGTTCGGCCCCGCCGGGCTGGCCTTCGACCAGCGCATCAAGCTGATCTTCCCCACCTCCGCCGGCGAGCTGCCCGACCTGCCCGCAGACGGAAACTGGTACGAACACTGGCGCACGCTCCCCGAGCACGACCGGGGGGTGATGCGCACCTATTCCATCCGTGACGTCGAGCGGGACGCGCGCGGCACCCGGCTGAGCGTCGACTTCGTCCTCCACCTCGGGACCGACGGGGCGGACTCCTCCGGCCCCGCGGCCACCTGGGCGCACGGCGCGCGGTCGGGTGATGAACTGGTCGTCATCGGCCCCGACCGCGACGAGGACAGCGGCTCGGGCATCGAGTTCTCCCCCGGCGCCACCCGCGAGTTCCGCCTGTTCGGCGACGAGACGGCGGCGCCGGCGATCGCCCGCATCCTCGGCGACCTGCCCGCCGGTTCCGTCGGGGAGGCCGCCATCGAGGTCCCGACCGCGGAGGACGTCCTGCCCCTGACCGCCCCGGCCGGGGTACGGGTGCGCTGGCTGCCGCGCGACGGCGCCGCCCACGGCAGTCTGCTGGCCACCGCCGCGGGCGTCGTCACGCAGACGCCGGCGGAACCGGACGACGCGCCGCTGCTGTGGGAGACCCCGCTCTACTCCTCCTCAGGTGAGCGTCTCGACGCCGCGCCGGGGCGGGACGGGGACGTCTACTACTGGATCGCCGGGGAGTCGGGGATGGTCACCGGGATGCGCCGGGGTCTGGTGAAGACCCACGGCATCCCGCGGTCCCGGGTGTCCTTCATGGGTTACTGGAAACGCGGCGTGGCCATGCGAGGCTGA
- a CDS encoding ABC transporter ATP-binding protein translates to MTSSHTLTARDIHLAYGDRRVIEDLSVELVPGAVTSIVGPNGCGKSTLLRALSRLLKPSGGQVLLDGRALAEYPTKKLARTLGLLPQTPVAPDGIVVADLVGRGRTPHQGLLGRWSTRDHEIVAEALAATGTTELAERSVDELSGGQRQRVWIAMALAQDTDILLLDEPTTYLDVAHQLEVLDLLTDLNASRGTTVVMVLHDLNLAARYSDQLVAMHAGTVHTVGTPEQVVTEATMKEVFDIDSRVLPDPVSGRPMVMPIGRHHAPAHRNTR, encoded by the coding sequence GTGACCTCCTCCCACACGTTGACGGCCCGGGACATCCACCTGGCCTACGGTGACCGCCGCGTCATCGAGGACCTGAGCGTCGAGCTGGTCCCCGGCGCCGTCACCTCCATCGTCGGCCCCAACGGCTGCGGCAAATCCACGTTGCTGCGTGCCCTGTCGCGCCTGCTCAAACCCTCCGGCGGGCAGGTGCTTCTCGACGGCCGCGCACTGGCGGAGTATCCGACGAAGAAACTGGCCCGCACCCTCGGGCTGCTGCCCCAGACACCGGTCGCCCCGGACGGCATCGTCGTCGCGGATCTGGTCGGCCGCGGGCGCACCCCGCACCAGGGGCTGCTGGGCCGCTGGTCCACCCGGGACCACGAGATCGTCGCCGAGGCGCTGGCCGCCACCGGCACCACGGAGCTGGCCGAGCGCAGCGTCGACGAGTTGTCCGGCGGGCAGCGCCAGCGCGTGTGGATCGCGATGGCACTGGCCCAGGACACCGACATCCTGCTGCTGGACGAGCCGACGACCTACCTGGACGTGGCCCACCAGCTCGAGGTCCTCGACCTGCTCACCGACCTCAACGCCTCCCGCGGCACCACCGTCGTGATGGTGCTGCACGACCTCAACCTGGCCGCCCGCTACTCGGACCAGCTGGTGGCCATGCACGCCGGGACGGTCCACACCGTGGGCACCCCGGAGCAGGTGGTCACCGAGGCGACGATGAAGGAGGTCTTCGACATCGACTCCCGGGTACTGCCCGACCCGGTCTCCGGCCGGCCGATGGTCATGCCGATCGGCCGCCACCACGCCCCCGCCCACCGGAACACGAGGTAA